A portion of the Sabethes cyaneus chromosome 3, idSabCyanKW18_F2, whole genome shotgun sequence genome contains these proteins:
- the LOC128743869 gene encoding histidine-rich glycoprotein — translation MFRSIIFVTLFTVCLAGIIHHRQDDEEVAETEHHHNIDHKHATSHQSFKFHHFHAVPVYVKKEDQQFLKHPVEVSGLKHNLKIVHPETEHNHGHGLTLENHSEFESKLHGGHGYDLGHAGSEHVAQDYGHEYEHHYGQLDEGEES, via the exons ATGTTCCGATCGATT ATATTCGTGACCCTGTTCACCGTTTGCCTCGCTGGTATCATTCACCACCGGCAGGACGATGAGGAAGTGGCAGAAACCGAACACCACCATAACATTGACCACAAGCATGCAACGTCGCATCAGAGCTTCAAGTTCCATCACTTCCATGCCGTTCCAGTTTACGTCAAAAAGGAGGACCAACAGTTCCTGAAGCACCCGGTGGAGGTGTCGGGATTGAAGCACAACCTAAAG ATTGTCCACCCGGAGACGGAACACAACCATGGCCATGGATTGACACTGGAGAACCACAGCGAGTTCGAAAGTAAACTACACGGCGGACATGGTTACGATCTGGGTCATGCCGGTTCGGAACATGTAGCCCAAGATTATGGCCATGAATACGAACATCACTACGGTCAGCTGGATGAAGGCGAGGAGAGCTAA
- the LOC128743510 gene encoding uncharacterized protein LOC128743510, with product MDSLDVIEKRIDNLNSLLGPIPANDSQVENLTDSVLSAASFLPSASTGHLVDGSARDNILKMFNKKDDLEALLDPSYLDEKQDIRAKEIYINTIANDLAGSFETLQKIKTLEPTLGAEYFRNLPDVSDQLKKMTASTAEQKQANDLLEESLVIAMQRYSEIQSGIKDSLRAMNDRLDAIEERLAERKKQDDDV from the coding sequence ATGGATTCACTAGACGTAATTGAGAAGCGAATCGATAATCTGAATTCACTTCTCGGACCGATTCCGGCTAATGATAGTCAAGTAGAAAACTTAACCGATTCGGTACTATCGGCAGCCTCGTTTCTACCGTCTGCTAGTACTGGCCATTTGGTCGACGGAAGCGCTCGGGATAACATTCTCAAGATGTTCAATAAGAAGGATGATTTGGAAGCCTTGCTGGATCCTTCCTATTTGGACGAAAAACAGGACATACGTGCTAAGGAAATCTACATTAATACGATCGCAAACGACTTAGCCGGGTCGTTTGAAACCTTGCAGAAAATCAAAACCTTGGAACCGACACTTGGAGCCGAGTATTTTCGAAACCTACCGGATGTCAGCGATCAGTTGAAAAAAATGACGGCTTCAACGGCCGAACAGAAACAAGCCAACGATTTGCTGGAAGAAAGTTTGGTAATTGCAATGCAACGTTACAGTGAAATTCAGAGTGGTATCAAGGATTCACTGAGGGCAATGAACGATCGGTTAGACGCCATAGAGGAGCGACTAGCTGAAAGGAAGAAGCAAGACGACGATGTCTAG